A single region of the Xenopus laevis strain J_2021 chromosome 4L, Xenopus_laevis_v10.1, whole genome shotgun sequence genome encodes:
- the pacsin3.L gene encoding protein kinase C and casein kinase substrate in neurons 3 L homeolog, giving the protein MAEDSSGGGAASGSFWEAGNYRSTVKRIEDGNRLCNDLVSCFRERAKIEKSYAQQLSDWSNKWRNSLEKGPQYGTLEKSWQAFLTGAEKLSEIHTELRNQIWDEDSGKVRDWQKEAFHKQMIGGFRESKEAEESFSKAQKPWVKKLKDVEVAKKRYHVARKDERSAQVREDHSKADSTVSQEQLRKLQDRVEKCNQEVEKNKGLYEKALEELNRYNPRYMEDMEQAFESCQEAEQKRLSFFKEMLLDFHKHLDLSSKDSFHVLYKDLHQSIQAADDQQDLKWWRSTHGPSMAMNWPQFEEWSPETQRSISKKERSNKNVEEVTLTGILPARDGVSTGTPTQQLNRGFSYADEDQDFYATLTDTPHSDTVKDDASEWSEDDSPKKSMDSNGREVSQVEGVRVRTLYDYTGQEADELSFTAGEELMKIGSEDEQGWCRGRLLNGRIGLYPANYVEDVAS; this is encoded by the exons ATGGCAGAGGATAGCAGCGGAGGTGGGGCTGCATCGGGCAGCTTCTGGGAG GCCGGCAATTACCGCAGTACAGTCAAGCGGATCGAGGACGGGAACCGGCTGTGCAATGACCTAGTCAGTTGTTTCCGCGAGAGAGCCAAGATCGAAAAGAGCTACGCGCAACAGCTTTCCGACTGGAGCAATAAGTGGAGGAATTCTCTGGAGAAGG GGCCTCAGTATGGCACCCTGGAGAAGTCCTGGCAGGCGTTCCTGACGGGCGCAGAGAAGCTGAGTGAGATCCATACGGAGCTGCGGAATCAGATCTGGGACGAGGACAGTGGGAAGGTGCGGGATTGGCAGAAGGAGGCCTTTCACAAGCAGATGATTGGAGGTTTCCGGGAGTCGAAGGAAGCGGAGGAGAGTTTCAGCAAGGCCCAGAAGCCGTGGGTGAAAAAGCTCAAGGAT GTAGAAGTAGCTAAAAAGCGCTACCATGTGGCCCGTAAGGATGAAAGATCGGCACAGGTACGAGAGGATCACTCCAAGGCGGACTCAACAGTGTCGCAGGAACAGCTGCGGAAGCTGCAAGACCGCGTGGAGAAATGCAACCAGGAGGTGGAGAAG AATAAGGGTCTGTACGAGAAAGCCCTGGAGGAGCTGAACCGATACAACCCCCGCTATATGGAAGACATGGAGCAGGCCTTCGAGAGCTGCCAGGAGGCCGAGCAGAAACGGCTGAGCTTCTTCAAGGAGATGTTGCTGGACTTTCACAAGCACCTCGATCTCTCCAGCAAGGACAG CTTCCATGTTCTGTACAAAGACCTGCACCAAAGCATTCAAGCGGCGGACGATCAGCAGGACTTGAAATGGTGGCGCAGCACGCACGGGCCCAGCATGGCCATGAACTGGCCACAGTTTGAG GAATGGTCCCCGGAGACGCAGAGAAGCATCAGTAAGAAGGAGCGGAGCAACAAAAACGTGGAAGAAGTGACCCTTACTGGTATCCTGCCGGCACGGGACGGAGTATCAACAGGGACACCCACCCAACAGCTGAACAGAGG GTTTTCCTACGCCGATGAAGACCAGGATTTCTATGCCACCCTAACGGACACCCCGCACTCAGA TACCGTCAAAGACGACGCATCTGAGTGGTCGGAAGACGACAGTCCTAAAAAGTCGATGGACAGCAATGGGCGGGAGGTGTCACAGGTAGAGGGCGTGCGCGTGCGAACTCTGTATGATTACACGGGCCAGGAGGCTGACGAGCTGAGCTTTACGGCAG GAGAAGAGCTCATGAAGATCGGCTCGGAGGACGAACAAGGCTGGTGCAGGGGACGTCTACTCAACGGGAGAATCGGACTCTATCCGGCCAACTATGTGGAAGACGTTGCCTCCTGA